The following coding sequences lie in one Streptomyces sp. NBC_00510 genomic window:
- a CDS encoding NADH-quinone oxidoreductase subunit A, translating into MNAYAPILVLGGLGAGFAIFSVVMASIIGPKRYNRAKLEAYECGIEPTPQPAGGGRFPIKYYLTAMLFIVFDIEIVFLYPWAVTFDALGVFGLVEMLLFVLTVFVAYAYVWRRGGLEWD; encoded by the coding sequence GTGAATGCCTACGCGCCCATCCTCGTGCTGGGCGGCCTCGGGGCCGGCTTCGCGATCTTCTCCGTGGTCATGGCCTCCATCATCGGCCCAAAACGGTACAACCGGGCCAAGTTGGAGGCGTATGAGTGCGGCATCGAGCCGACTCCGCAGCCAGCCGGGGGCGGCCGTTTCCCGATCAAGTACTACCTGACGGCGATGCTCTTCATCGTCTTCGACATCGAGATCGTCTTCCTTTACCCCTGGGCCGTCACGTTCGACGCCCTCGGGGTCTTCGGGCTCGTCGAGATGCTCCTCTTCGTGCTCACCGTCTTCGTCGCCTACGCCTACGTCTGGCGTCGCGGCGGCCTGGAATGGGACTAG
- a CDS encoding NADH-quinone oxidoreductase subunit B translates to MGIEEKLPSGFLLTSVEAAAGWVRKASVFPATFGLACCAIEMMTTGAGRYDLARFGMEVFRGSPRQADLMIVAGRVSQKMAPVLRQVYDQMPNPKWVISMGVCASSGGMFNNYAIVQGVDHVVPVDIYLPGCPPRPEMLMDAILKLHQKIQHSKLGVNREEAAREAEEAALKALPTIEMKGLLR, encoded by the coding sequence ATGGGTATTGAAGAGAAGTTGCCGAGCGGCTTCCTGCTCACCTCCGTCGAGGCGGCGGCCGGCTGGGTCCGGAAGGCCTCGGTCTTCCCGGCCACGTTCGGCCTCGCGTGCTGCGCCATCGAGATGATGACGACCGGGGCCGGGCGGTACGACCTGGCCCGTTTCGGCATGGAGGTCTTCCGCGGGTCCCCGCGCCAGGCGGACCTGATGATCGTGGCCGGCCGGGTGAGCCAGAAGATGGCCCCCGTCCTGCGCCAGGTCTACGACCAGATGCCGAATCCCAAGTGGGTGATCTCGATGGGGGTCTGCGCATCGAGCGGCGGGATGTTCAACAACTACGCCATTGTGCAGGGTGTTGACCATGTGGTGCCTGTTGACATTTATCTCCCTGGATGTCCGCCCCGTCCCGAAATGCTGATGGACGCGATTCTCAAGCTCCACCAGAAGATCCAGCACAGCAAGCTCGGCGTGAACCGCGAAGAGGCCGCGCGCGAGGCGGAGGAAGCGGCGCTGAAGGCGCTGCCGACGATTGAGATGAAGGGGCTCCTCCGATGA
- a CDS encoding NADH-quinone oxidoreductase subunit C, with protein MTDSPDTPNPDKDVNAAGLPGQRGDHGEAIRVQRGMFGARNGGDTSGYGGLVRTVRLPGAASRPYGGWFDDVADELEGALEEQGLVPDNAIEKVVVDRDEITFHVAREHLPLVARTLRDDPALRFELCTGVSGVHFPEDKGRELHAVYHLRSITHNRLIRVEVSVSDEDRHVPSLVEVYPTNDWHERETYDFFGIVFDGHPALMRIMMPDDWQGHPQRKDYPLGGIPVEYKGAQIPAPDQRRSYS; from the coding sequence ATGACGGATTCCCCGGACACCCCGAACCCGGACAAGGACGTCAACGCGGCCGGGCTGCCCGGCCAGCGCGGCGACCACGGGGAGGCGATCCGCGTCCAGCGCGGCATGTTCGGTGCCCGCAACGGCGGCGACACCTCCGGGTACGGCGGCCTGGTGCGCACCGTGCGGCTGCCCGGGGCGGCGAGCCGGCCGTACGGCGGCTGGTTCGACGACGTCGCCGACGAGCTCGAGGGTGCCCTCGAGGAGCAGGGCCTCGTCCCGGACAACGCGATCGAGAAGGTCGTCGTGGACCGCGACGAGATCACCTTCCACGTCGCGCGCGAGCACCTCCCGCTGGTGGCCAGGACCCTGCGCGACGACCCCGCGCTGCGCTTCGAGCTCTGTACGGGCGTGAGCGGCGTCCACTTCCCCGAGGACAAGGGCCGCGAGCTGCACGCCGTGTACCACCTGCGCTCGATCACCCACAACCGGCTGATCCGGGTGGAGGTGAGCGTCTCCGACGAGGACCGGCACGTCCCGTCGCTCGTCGAGGTCTACCCGACCAACGACTGGCACGAGCGCGAGACCTACGACTTCTTCGGGATCGTCTTCGACGGCCATCCCGCATTGATGCGGATCATGATGCCGGACGACTGGCAGGGCCACCCGCAGCGCAAGGACTACCCCCTCGGCGGCATCCCCGTCGAGTACAAGGGCGCCCAGATCCCTGCTCCGGACCAGCGGAGGTCGTACTCGTGA
- a CDS encoding NADH-quinone oxidoreductase subunit D: MSTHHAPRQASERETTEGRVFTVTGGDWDELSETVGKADDERIVVNMGPQHPSTHGVLRLILEIDGETVTEARCGIGYLHTGIEKNMEFRTWTQGSTFVTRMDYLTPFFNETAYCLAVEKLLGITDAVPDRASVIRVMLMELNRISSHLVAIATGGMELGATTIMIYGFRDREMILDVFELITGLRMNHAFIRPGGLAQDLPPGAVDQVREVVKKFRKNLPEYDKLATGNPIFKARMQDVGYLDLAGCMALGATGPILRSTGLPHDLRKSQPYCGYETYEFEVPTVDTCDSYGRFLLRLEEMRQSLDIVEQCLDRLEPGPVMVADKKIAWPAQLALGPDGLGNSLDHIKKIMGTSMEALIHHFKLVTEGFRVPAGQAYVAVESSKGELGVHVVSDGGTRPFRVHFRDPSFTNLQTMAAMCEGGQVADVIVAVASIDPVMGGVDR, encoded by the coding sequence GTGAGCACTCACCACGCACCCCGGCAGGCATCGGAGCGGGAGACCACCGAGGGCCGGGTCTTCACGGTCACCGGCGGCGACTGGGACGAGCTGTCCGAGACCGTCGGCAAGGCCGACGACGAGCGCATCGTCGTCAACATGGGCCCGCAGCACCCGTCGACCCACGGCGTGCTCCGGCTGATCCTCGAGATCGACGGCGAGACGGTCACCGAGGCCCGCTGCGGCATCGGCTACCTCCACACCGGCATCGAGAAGAACATGGAGTTCCGGACCTGGACCCAGGGGTCCACGTTCGTGACGCGCATGGACTACCTCACGCCGTTCTTCAACGAGACGGCGTACTGCCTGGCGGTGGAGAAGCTGCTCGGCATCACCGACGCGGTCCCGGACCGCGCCTCGGTCATCCGCGTGATGCTGATGGAGCTCAACCGCATCTCCTCGCACCTGGTGGCCATCGCCACCGGCGGCATGGAGCTCGGCGCCACCACGATCATGATCTACGGTTTCCGCGACCGCGAGATGATCCTGGACGTCTTCGAGCTGATCACCGGCCTGCGGATGAACCACGCGTTCATCCGCCCCGGCGGCCTCGCCCAGGACCTGCCGCCCGGCGCCGTGGACCAGGTCCGCGAGGTCGTGAAGAAGTTCCGCAAGAACCTCCCCGAGTACGACAAGCTCGCCACCGGCAACCCGATCTTCAAGGCCCGCATGCAGGACGTGGGTTACCTGGACCTGGCCGGCTGCATGGCGCTCGGCGCCACCGGCCCGATCCTGCGCTCCACGGGCCTGCCGCACGACCTGCGCAAGTCCCAGCCGTACTGCGGTTACGAGACCTACGAGTTCGAGGTCCCGACCGTCGACACCTGCGACTCCTACGGGCGGTTCCTGCTCCGCCTGGAGGAGATGCGGCAGTCGCTGGACATCGTCGAGCAGTGCCTGGACCGGCTGGAGCCCGGCCCGGTCATGGTCGCCGACAAGAAGATCGCCTGGCCCGCGCAGCTCGCGCTCGGCCCGGACGGGCTCGGCAACTCGCTCGACCACATCAAGAAGATCATGGGCACCTCCATGGAGGCCCTGATCCACCACTTCAAGCTGGTGACCGAGGGCTTCCGGGTCCCGGCCGGCCAGGCGTACGTCGCCGTCGAGTCGTCCAAGGGCGAACTCGGCGTCCACGTGGTCAGCGACGGGGGCACCCGCCCCTTCCGCGTCCACTTCCGCGACCCGTCCTTCACCAACCTGCAGACCATGGCGGCGATGTGCGAGGGCGGCCAGGTCGCCGACGTCATCGTCGCGGTGGCGTCCATCGACCCCGTGATGGGAGGCGTCGACCGGTGA
- the nuoE gene encoding NADH-quinone oxidoreductase subunit NuoE, whose protein sequence is MPAPDYPADVRQQLDADAAKIIARYPGSRSALLPLLHLVQAEEGYVSRTGVRFCAEQLGLTTAEVTAVATFYSMYRRGPSGEYQVGVCTNTLCAVMGGDAIFDELKQHLGVGNGETTDDGKITLEHIECNAACDFAPVVMVNWEFFDNQDPASAKRLVDDLRAGRTVEPTRGAPLCTYKETSRILAGFPDERPGAVEASGGAGPASLAGLRLARGESLPGTGAGVPRQTSAPPQDETPPAHPSSHDAPLDSAVSDPEHPAGPVTQERPTEGEEDR, encoded by the coding sequence ATGCCCGCGCCGGACTACCCGGCCGACGTACGGCAACAACTGGACGCGGACGCGGCGAAGATCATCGCGCGCTACCCCGGCAGCCGCAGTGCCCTGCTGCCGCTGCTGCACCTGGTGCAGGCGGAGGAGGGCTACGTCTCCCGCACCGGGGTGCGCTTCTGCGCAGAGCAGCTGGGGCTGACCACGGCCGAGGTCACCGCGGTGGCCACCTTCTACTCGATGTACCGGCGGGGGCCCTCCGGCGAGTACCAGGTCGGGGTCTGCACCAACACCCTGTGCGCGGTCATGGGCGGCGACGCGATCTTCGACGAGCTCAAGCAGCACCTCGGCGTCGGGAACGGCGAGACCACCGACGACGGCAAGATCACGCTGGAGCACATCGAGTGCAACGCGGCGTGCGACTTCGCCCCCGTGGTGATGGTCAACTGGGAGTTCTTCGACAACCAGGACCCCGCGTCGGCCAAGCGGCTCGTCGACGACCTCCGCGCCGGCCGCACCGTCGAACCCACCCGCGGCGCTCCGCTCTGCACGTACAAGGAGACGTCCCGGATCCTCGCCGGGTTCCCCGACGAGCGCCCCGGCGCCGTCGAGGCGAGCGGCGGCGCCGGCCCCGCCTCGCTGGCGGGCCTGCGGCTCGCCCGCGGCGAATCGCTGCCGGGCACCGGGGCCGGCGTGCCCCGGCAGACCTCCGCCCCGCCGCAGGACGAGACACCCCCGGCCCACCCCAGCTCCCACGACGCTCCGTTGGACTCCGCGGTCTCCGACCCGGAGCACCCGGCGGGACCGGTCACGCAGGAGCGTCCGACGGAAGGTGAGGAGGACCGGTGA